In one window of Methanocorpusculum sp. DNA:
- the cofC gene encoding 2-phospho-L-lactate guanylyltransferase, translating to MYFHALIPFKPVNPKTRLSSILTQEEREEFARIMLEDVILAVRRTGCSATLLCTSKYECRDALVAVRKEGLNEAINWALPQFHCPSLIIMSDLPMVTPGSLQRVISTKADMAIVPGLGGGTNVIFVKKPEKFHVEYYGFSFRRHLQIAEELELTVEIIDSMRMSTDVDEPADLVELMIHGHGNAREWLYEHGFTLSVQDGRVKVHRDGKEVV from the coding sequence ATGTACTTCCACGCCCTGATTCCGTTCAAACCGGTCAACCCGAAGACGCGGCTTTCGTCTATTCTAACCCAGGAAGAGCGCGAAGAGTTTGCGAGGATAATGCTGGAAGACGTGATCCTCGCGGTCAGAAGGACAGGATGCAGCGCCACACTTCTCTGTACGTCAAAGTATGAGTGCCGGGATGCACTCGTGGCAGTACGAAAAGAGGGGCTCAATGAAGCGATCAACTGGGCCCTTCCTCAGTTTCACTGCCCTTCCCTGATCATCATGTCAGATCTCCCGATGGTAACGCCGGGCAGTCTCCAGCGGGTCATTTCCACCAAGGCGGATATGGCGATCGTCCCAGGGCTCGGCGGCGGGACGAATGTGATCTTTGTTAAGAAACCCGAGAAGTTCCATGTGGAATACTACGGATTCTCGTTCAGACGGCATCTCCAGATTGCCGAAGAACTTGAACTCACCGTCGAGATCATCGACTCCATGCGTATGTCGACGGATGTGGACGAGCCGGCAGATCTGGTGGAGCTGATGATCCACGGACACGGAAACGCCCGTGAATGGTTGTATGAACACGGGTTCACCTTATCGGTACAGGATGGACGGGTGAAGGTCCACCGGGATGGTAAGGAAGTTGTCTGA
- the folP gene encoding dihydropteroate synthase has translation MEVRIKGIGIGNANPPRLMGVLNISPESFFSDSFTPLELVTTRVEEMLRAGADIIDIGARSTALTAPPITVAEEKERVVHTLQNLEHSGAVFSLDTMYPEVLEAALRYDISAVNDISGLSNERYAKIAADSGLPVIAMTAHNRPGDPTDITSTHTALKEIICRAEQYNIDQLILDPGIGKWIAERSSEADWELCRRFSELKSYGYPLLAAASRKTFIGDCLNKPPHERLYGSLAVLYALLEGGADVLRVHDVAPSKDIVKVFQMMHP, from the coding sequence ATGGAAGTCCGCATCAAAGGGATCGGCATCGGGAACGCCAATCCCCCCCGGTTGATGGGGGTCCTCAATATCAGCCCTGAGTCTTTCTTCTCGGACTCGTTCACTCCTCTCGAACTGGTAACGACCCGCGTCGAAGAGATGCTCCGTGCAGGTGCCGATATCATCGACATCGGAGCACGGAGTACGGCTCTTACTGCGCCGCCGATCACCGTCGCGGAGGAAAAAGAACGGGTCGTCCATACGCTGCAGAATCTGGAACATTCAGGAGCAGTCTTTTCTCTCGATACGATGTATCCCGAGGTCCTTGAAGCGGCACTCAGATATGACATTTCCGCGGTGAACGACATCAGCGGACTCTCGAATGAAAGGTACGCAAAGATCGCAGCGGACAGCGGTCTTCCGGTGATTGCCATGACGGCGCACAACCGTCCGGGGGATCCGACTGACATCACCTCCACGCACACGGCCCTGAAAGAGATCATCTGCAGAGCAGAGCAGTATAATATCGATCAGCTGATCCTGGATCCAGGTATCGGGAAGTGGATTGCGGAACGGTCGAGTGAAGCCGACTGGGAACTCTGCCGCAGATTTTCCGAGTTGAAATCATACGGATACCCGCTGCTTGCCGCGGCCTCCCGCAAAACGTTCATCGGTGACTGCCTGAATAAGCCGCCGCATGAACGGCTGTACGGTTCCCTTGCGGTGCTGTATGCCCTGCTTGAAGGCGGGGCAGACGTGCTGCGGGTCCATGATGTGGCACCTTCAAAAGATATCGTCAAAGTCTTTCAGATGATGCATCCCTAA